The following are from one region of the Candidatus Zixiibacteriota bacterium genome:
- a CDS encoding OmpH family outer membrane protein, with the protein MLKKSLYLFGLLFLGMTLLTRAVQAQQPKIGYVDVEKLKSEYKEFADAQEKFSRQLAQWRTQDSTMQREILALQEELDKQGALLTEAKRQEKQQQILAKQKAYQEFANRVLGPEGEMAKRERELSKPLIDKINAVIQLVAIRDGYALILDSSGGNVLYAKEDMDLTAKILDELNKSATK; encoded by the coding sequence ATGTTGAAAAAGTCGTTGTATCTTTTCGGGCTTTTGTTTTTGGGAATGACTCTCCTAACCCGGGCAGTTCAGGCTCAGCAGCCTAAAATAGGTTACGTGGACGTGGAAAAACTTAAATCCGAATATAAGGAATTTGCGGATGCCCAGGAGAAGTTCAGCCGGCAGTTAGCCCAGTGGCGAACCCAGGACAGCACCATGCAGAGGGAAATCCTTGCCTTGCAGGAAGAGCTGGATAAACAGGGAGCTCTTCTGACTGAGGCAAAAAGACAAGAAAAACAACAGCAGATTTTAGCCAAGCAAAAAGCATATCAGGAGTTTGCAAACAGGGTATTAGGACCCGAAGGAGAAATGGCAAAAAGGGAAAGAGAGCTTTCCAAGCCGCTGATTGACAAGATCAATGCAGTGATTCAGTTAGTGGCGATCAGAGATGGCTATGCTTTGATTTTGGATTCCTCTGGAGGAAATGTCCTCTACGCCAAGGAGGATATGGACTTAACCGCCAAGATTCTGGACGAGCTGAACAAAAGCGCAACTAAATAG
- a CDS encoding TrkA family potassium uptake protein — protein MYVIIVGGGQVGHSLARLIMSEKHEVLLVEKDPARYGKLSEEFGESVILGDGAELDTLMDMGANRADVLVAVTGMDQDNLVICQMAKILYLIPRTIARVNDPKNEEIFQSLGVDATVSSTRIIGSLIEEKIDAGMFIPLLALKGGEVEIFQTQLSSDSTLIDKKISKLTLPQNCIIIAALRENQIIIPKGDTILKENDTIITLVGKDAKDTFKKLFL, from the coding sequence ATGTACGTGATTATAGTTGGTGGTGGTCAGGTAGGGCATAGCCTTGCCCGGCTGATTATGTCGGAGAAACATGAGGTTTTGCTGGTGGAAAAAGACCCGGCAAGATACGGCAAACTCTCAGAGGAATTTGGCGAATCGGTTATCTTAGGAGACGGGGCTGAGCTGGATACATTGATGGATATGGGAGCTAACCGGGCAGACGTGCTGGTAGCGGTTACCGGAATGGACCAGGATAATTTAGTCATCTGCCAGATGGCAAAAATCCTATACCTTATTCCCAGAACCATTGCCCGGGTAAATGACCCAAAAAATGAAGAGATATTTCAGAGCCTGGGGGTGGATGCGACCGTTTCCTCTACCAGGATAATCGGCTCATTAATTGAGGAGAAGATCGATGCCGGGATGTTCATTCCTCTTTTGGCTCTAAAGGGTGGAGAGGTGGAGATCTTCCAGACCCAGCTTTCTTCAGATTCCACTCTTATCGACAAAAAGATCTCCAAACTAACCTTACCTCAGAATTGTATAATAATTGCAGCCTTAAGGGAAAACCAGATAATCATTCCCAAAGGAGATACTATCCTCAAGGAAAACGATACCATAATTACCCTGGTGGGAAAGGACGCTAAGGACACTTTTAAAAAACTTTTCTTGTAA